A genome region from Chthonomonas sp. includes the following:
- a CDS encoding EAL domain-containing protein yields MTVRNRLILTVALSLLGAIGLLIATVTAPMQRTFTDLDHRDGEQQLQRIGEAFRLVNKTQYDRAIDWAQWDDAYRFLIDKSPEFVTVNMTPQTVSEMKLDALAFFRPDGSLFEGSFPRRITDLAPLDLNMVQESLRWPQLLAEPGFKKEGVHGYVLVGRELVSVIVRPVLRSDQTGPSNGYLLFARRYGHDFQAIVRDVTQIDASVRDLDDAEVTGSMRATIAGTGMFAPRLDDVQRHGYLQLKSIFGEPIALVRAPLKHSIAEAGMKSVSRLSWSIFGVGLLACVLITVLVDRFVLRRLFSLRAQMQAIRSSEGARVAMSGTDEFADLAGTVNDMLATLDQESLKLRQSQDELRSQNTSLNSAIETVEYQANHDALTGLANRALFNRCLLASLERGRAEGHAVAVAYLDLDSFKMVNDSLGHMAGDELLVMVGRRLQQCVRSEDVIARLGGDEFVVLVRDLVSKDDAASIIARIMEDLSFPYVLAGQELFAMASIGVAYAPRCRDSAEEMMKKADTALYAAKARGKGCFEFFSDDMDHASTERLELSNMLRKAVVNHEIDVHFQPIVDLQTGLVHGAEALARWTHARRGPISPAEFIPIAEQCGLIGELGYRVMEKACEAAFAWTQLPGYEGFRMSVNLSGRQLAQSDVVSKVRAILERTGLPAPNLQIELTESVLIDEDSAKSKISALRELGVAFALDDFGTGYSSLSTLHQHPIDCLKIDRSFVMTIDEDEHARAVVEAILSMTKVMRIDVVAEGIETVTQGEFLRGQQCQFGQGYFYSRPIPGAEFERLLAGWSSAEAA; encoded by the coding sequence ATGACTGTACGTAATCGACTTATCCTCACCGTGGCCCTGTCATTGCTGGGCGCGATTGGATTGCTGATCGCCACGGTCACGGCGCCGATGCAGCGCACCTTTACCGACCTCGATCACCGCGACGGCGAGCAGCAACTGCAGCGGATCGGCGAGGCATTTCGGCTTGTCAACAAGACCCAGTACGACCGGGCGATTGACTGGGCACAATGGGACGACGCTTACCGCTTTCTGATCGACAAGAGCCCTGAGTTCGTTACGGTCAACATGACGCCGCAGACGGTGAGCGAAATGAAGCTCGATGCGCTGGCCTTCTTCCGGCCCGATGGATCGCTGTTTGAAGGCTCGTTTCCTCGGCGGATTACGGATTTGGCGCCGTTGGACTTGAACATGGTTCAGGAATCGTTGCGCTGGCCGCAATTGCTGGCCGAGCCCGGCTTCAAGAAAGAGGGTGTTCACGGCTATGTCCTGGTCGGGCGCGAACTGGTTTCCGTGATCGTGAGGCCGGTGTTGCGGTCGGATCAGACCGGACCAAGCAATGGCTACCTGTTGTTCGCGCGCCGGTACGGCCACGACTTTCAAGCGATTGTCCGCGACGTCACGCAGATTGATGCAAGCGTGCGCGACCTCGATGACGCCGAGGTGACCGGCTCCATGCGCGCCACGATTGCGGGAACCGGGATGTTCGCGCCGCGGCTGGATGACGTGCAACGGCACGGATACCTACAACTGAAAAGCATCTTCGGCGAGCCGATCGCTTTGGTGCGCGCACCCCTGAAGCACAGCATCGCCGAGGCAGGGATGAAGAGTGTGAGCCGACTGAGTTGGTCCATTTTTGGCGTCGGACTGCTAGCTTGCGTGCTCATTACCGTGCTCGTAGATCGCTTCGTGCTGCGTCGGCTCTTTAGTCTGCGGGCCCAGATGCAGGCGATTCGCTCCAGCGAAGGTGCGCGCGTGGCCATGTCCGGCACCGACGAGTTTGCCGACCTAGCGGGGACGGTCAACGACATGCTCGCCACGCTGGACCAAGAATCGCTGAAGCTGCGCCAGTCGCAAGATGAACTGCGCTCGCAAAACACCTCGTTGAACTCAGCTATCGAAACTGTGGAATACCAAGCGAACCACGATGCCCTCACGGGTTTGGCCAATCGCGCGCTGTTCAACCGCTGTTTGCTGGCATCGTTGGAGCGCGGCCGCGCCGAGGGTCACGCGGTGGCGGTCGCGTATCTGGACCTCGACTCGTTTAAGATGGTGAACGACAGCCTGGGGCACATGGCCGGCGATGAACTGCTGGTGATGGTGGGTCGGCGGTTGCAGCAATGCGTGCGCTCGGAGGACGTGATCGCGCGGCTGGGCGGCGACGAGTTTGTGGTGCTCGTGCGAGATTTGGTGAGCAAAGATGACGCCGCGAGCATTATCGCGCGCATCATGGAGGACCTTTCGTTCCCTTATGTGCTGGCCGGGCAAGAGCTTTTCGCGATGGCGAGTATCGGCGTGGCGTACGCGCCGCGGTGCCGGGATAGCGCCGAGGAGATGATGAAGAAGGCCGACACCGCGCTGTACGCGGCGAAGGCTCGCGGCAAGGGCTGTTTCGAGTTCTTTAGCGACGACATGGATCACGCCTCGACCGAGCGCCTGGAGCTCAGCAACATGCTGCGCAAGGCCGTGGTGAACCACGAAATTGACGTCCACTTTCAGCCGATTGTGGACTTGCAAACCGGCCTCGTGCATGGCGCGGAAGCCTTGGCGCGGTGGACTCACGCGCGGCGCGGACCGATTTCGCCGGCGGAGTTCATTCCCATTGCCGAGCAGTGCGGCCTCATCGGCGAACTCGGATATCGGGTGATGGAAAAGGCATGCGAGGCGGCGTTCGCCTGGACGCAACTTCCGGGCTACGAGGGTTTCCGGATGAGCGTCAACCTCTCGGGGCGGCAACTCGCGCAAAGCGACGTGGTGAGCAAGGTCCGAGCTATTTTGGAGCGCACCGGTCTGCCGGCCCCCAACCTGCAAATTGAGCTGACCGAATCGGTGCTGATTGACGAGGACTCGGCGAAATCGAAGATTTCCGCCTTGCGCGAGCTTGGCGTGGCGTTTGCGCTGGACGACTTTGGCACCGGCTATTCCTCGCTTTCGACGCTGCATCAGCATCCGATTGACTGCCTGAAAATCGACCGCTCGTTTGTCATGACGATTGACGAGGACGAGCACGCCCGCGCGGTGGTGGAGGCGATTCTTTCGATGACGAAGGTGATGCGGATCGACGTGGTGGCCGAGGGGATTGAGACGGTCACGCAAGGCGAGTTTTTGCGCGGCCAGCAGTGCCAGTTCGGGCAGGGATACTTCTACAGCCGCCCCATCCCGGGCGCGGAATTCGAACGGTTGCTGGCGGGTTGGTCGTCGGCCGAGGCTGCGTGA
- a CDS encoding CrcB family protein, translating to MNGAMVFLGSGLGGLVRWQLGLRLPLNSPWPTLVVNIIGSLLLGWLFARMGSDRERAEWLLAGVGFCGGLTTMSTFALENVVLAQHSSWRMVAAYAVVTLVLCVLGCWAGFRIGS from the coding sequence ATGAACGGCGCAATGGTGTTTCTCGGAAGCGGGCTCGGCGGTTTGGTGCGATGGCAACTTGGGCTTAGGCTACCGCTCAACTCGCCGTGGCCCACCCTGGTCGTGAACATCATCGGCAGTCTGCTGTTGGGATGGCTCTTCGCCCGGATGGGGTCCGACCGCGAGCGCGCCGAGTGGTTGCTCGCCGGAGTCGGATTCTGTGGTGGGCTTACCACCATGAGCACCTTTGCCCTGGAAAACGTGGTTCTCGCGCAACACTCCTCATGGCGAATGGTGGCAGCCTACGCGGTTGTCACGTTGGTTCTGTGCGTGCTCGGGTGCTGGGCCGGCTTTCGCATTGGCAGTTAG
- a CDS encoding carbohydrate ABC transporter permease: MKLTRATLTWLFLAIVILPFVWIVFNSFKPGNEIISHPWSLPKSPNFANYVNAWTKSEFSKYFVNSLVTVIMTLAILIPISAMASYVLAKFPFRGSKLILSGFSAGMIVPQFLAIVPLFMLAQMLHLYNTQLGLILIYVAFSLPFTVFVLFGFFQILPDELIESASVDGASHAQTFWRVMLPLAKPGLLVALIFNIIGLWNEYSLALVLISDTDKYTMPVGMGRIMMTQQYQGDWGALFAGMVIVMVPLMIVYFVFREKIQQTMVAGAVKG; the protein is encoded by the coding sequence GTGAAACTCACCCGCGCCACGCTGACATGGCTGTTCCTCGCCATCGTTATTCTGCCGTTCGTGTGGATTGTGTTCAACTCGTTCAAGCCCGGCAACGAGATCATCAGCCACCCGTGGAGTTTGCCGAAGAGTCCGAACTTTGCCAACTATGTCAACGCGTGGACCAAGTCCGAGTTTAGCAAGTACTTCGTCAATAGTCTGGTCACGGTCATCATGACCTTGGCCATTCTCATCCCGATCTCGGCGATGGCTTCTTATGTGCTGGCGAAGTTCCCGTTTCGGGGGAGCAAGCTCATTCTTTCCGGGTTTAGCGCGGGGATGATTGTGCCGCAGTTTTTAGCGATTGTGCCGCTGTTTATGCTGGCGCAAATGCTGCACCTTTACAACACACAGCTCGGATTAATCTTGATCTACGTGGCGTTTTCGCTGCCGTTTACGGTGTTTGTGCTGTTCGGGTTTTTCCAGATTCTTCCCGACGAGCTGATCGAATCAGCTTCCGTGGACGGAGCGAGTCACGCGCAAACGTTTTGGCGAGTGATGTTGCCGCTCGCCAAACCTGGACTCCTGGTAGCGCTGATCTTCAACATCATCGGGCTCTGGAACGAGTACTCGCTCGCCCTAGTGCTGATCTCCGACACGGACAAGTACACCATGCCGGTGGGCATGGGCCGCATCATGATGACCCAGCAATATCAAGGCGATTGGGGCGCGCTCTTTGCGGGCATGGTGATTGTGATGGTGCCGCTGATGATTGTCTACTTTGTGTTCCGGGAGAAGATTCAGCAAACCATGGTGGCGGGGGCCGTTAAGGGCTAA
- a CDS encoding potassium/proton antiporter translates to MGSNLSLEAVLLIVGMLLAICVVSAKFATKLGVPVLIAFVGLGMLAGSDGPGGIYFADAQIAQRTGTVCLLFILFAGGMDLHWHKAKSRVAPALALSSIGVVITAICIGAASHALLKISMMEALLLGAIVSSTDAAAIFSVLPRGEPRLKQKIHDIIELESGTNDPTAIFLTSALISVVQSGNQLTWSVAGHFVWEMLLGGFGGWLFGRAGVIAMRKVRLHAQGLFHVVSIALVLISFGAIALMKGNGFLAVYVAGVTFGNGDFSQVKGLRRFHDGIAWIMQMAMFFVLGLLVFPSKLPEVALVGIALALILIFLARPIGVHIALLPFRMRYREQAMVAWCGLRGAVAILLATYPLLAGLPNAAKIFDVVFVIVLATVLIQGTTLKWIMVKLGQTEPTPQSADSLPAQSP, encoded by the coding sequence GTGGGTTCCAACCTTTCCCTTGAGGCAGTGTTGCTGATCGTCGGCATGCTGCTCGCCATCTGCGTAGTCAGCGCAAAATTCGCCACCAAGCTTGGCGTGCCCGTGCTGATTGCGTTTGTCGGCTTGGGCATGTTGGCCGGGTCGGATGGTCCGGGCGGAATCTATTTTGCCGACGCCCAAATCGCGCAACGCACCGGCACGGTGTGCCTGCTGTTTATCCTCTTTGCCGGCGGCATGGACCTTCACTGGCATAAGGCCAAGTCGCGAGTAGCGCCCGCTCTCGCGTTGTCCTCGATCGGCGTGGTCATCACCGCCATCTGCATCGGCGCGGCGTCACACGCTTTGCTCAAAATCAGCATGATGGAGGCGCTGCTCCTCGGCGCGATTGTGAGTTCCACCGATGCCGCCGCCATCTTCAGCGTGTTGCCCCGCGGCGAACCCCGACTGAAGCAAAAAATTCATGACATCATCGAGCTCGAATCGGGCACCAACGACCCTACGGCAATCTTCCTCACCAGCGCGCTCATCAGCGTAGTCCAATCCGGTAACCAATTGACTTGGTCGGTGGCCGGGCACTTTGTTTGGGAAATGCTCCTCGGCGGGTTTGGCGGGTGGCTGTTCGGTCGCGCCGGAGTCATCGCCATGCGCAAGGTGCGGCTCCACGCACAAGGGCTGTTCCACGTTGTCAGCATCGCGCTGGTGCTCATTAGCTTCGGCGCCATCGCCCTGATGAAAGGCAACGGATTCTTGGCGGTTTACGTCGCGGGAGTTACCTTTGGCAACGGCGACTTCTCGCAGGTGAAAGGGCTGCGGCGCTTCCACGACGGCATCGCGTGGATCATGCAAATGGCGATGTTCTTTGTGCTGGGGCTGCTGGTGTTCCCGAGCAAACTCCCCGAGGTTGCGTTGGTCGGCATCGCATTGGCGCTGATCCTGATTTTCTTGGCGCGACCCATCGGCGTCCACATCGCGCTATTGCCATTCCGCATGCGCTACCGCGAGCAGGCGATGGTCGCCTGGTGCGGGTTGCGCGGCGCGGTGGCGATTTTGCTCGCAACCTACCCGCTGCTGGCCGGTCTCCCCAACGCGGCGAAGATCTTCGATGTCGTGTTCGTGATCGTCCTCGCGACCGTGCTCATTCAGGGCACGACCCTCAAATGGATCATGGTGAAGCTTGGCCAGACCGAGCCTACGCCGCAATCGGCAGATTCTCTTCCTGCACAATCTCCTTAA
- a CDS encoding PEP-CTERM sorting domain-containing protein, which produces MKIKATLVVAGIVAGVAATAAPINANNLVVMRAGTGSGALTASTAAVFLDEYTTSGVLVQSISVASSGANALTVGGTGVTEGILSLSNDGSRISFGGYRRDAGLATSTGRAVGSVDLAGNVDTLTDVTGISGIFRSAVTNNGGQYWIGSASSVAYIGGAGSSQAATVVDARNSRQVNMFGGNLWASNGSTAITGKVQTYGNMPTGTTAANPIYSPGLNNAVHGFIALDLDASVAGVDTLYAMDTVASRLIKMSLVGGIWVSNGNNGSSFGSFQNLTAIKNGNDVELYATSPTQIGKIVDSTGYNGTLGASSFSAIATAATNTAYRGISSFKPVPEPGSLLALGLGAALFIRRKKA; this is translated from the coding sequence ATGAAAATCAAAGCAACCTTAGTGGTGGCGGGAATTGTGGCCGGTGTGGCTGCAACAGCGGCGCCCATTAACGCAAATAATCTCGTGGTGATGCGAGCCGGAACTGGTTCTGGCGCGCTGACGGCATCCACGGCAGCAGTATTTCTTGACGAATACACCACCAGTGGCGTGCTCGTCCAGTCCATCTCCGTTGCATCGTCCGGCGCAAACGCACTTACGGTCGGCGGTACAGGCGTAACCGAAGGGATCCTCAGCCTCTCCAACGACGGCTCGCGGATTTCGTTCGGCGGTTATCGCCGCGATGCGGGCCTCGCGACCAGCACTGGTCGGGCGGTTGGCTCAGTGGACTTAGCCGGAAACGTTGATACGCTTACGGATGTCACTGGTATCTCCGGCATCTTCCGCAGTGCAGTCACCAACAATGGTGGCCAGTATTGGATTGGCAGTGCCAGTTCGGTCGCGTACATCGGTGGGGCTGGGTCTTCGCAAGCGGCAACCGTGGTTGACGCTCGAAACTCGCGACAAGTAAACATGTTCGGTGGCAATCTTTGGGCTTCGAACGGTTCAACCGCAATCACCGGCAAGGTGCAAACGTACGGCAACATGCCAACTGGAACCACGGCCGCCAACCCCATCTATTCGCCTGGCCTTAACAACGCCGTTCACGGCTTTATTGCCTTGGACCTCGATGCATCCGTCGCGGGTGTTGACACTCTTTACGCCATGGATACGGTGGCCAGCCGCCTCATCAAGATGAGCCTGGTCGGTGGGATTTGGGTTTCCAACGGCAACAATGGTTCATCGTTTGGTTCGTTCCAAAACCTCACGGCCATAAAGAACGGCAATGACGTGGAGCTCTACGCAACCAGCCCGACTCAAATCGGCAAGATTGTAGACTCGACGGGTTACAACGGCACGCTCGGCGCGAGCTCCTTCTCGGCGATCGCGACGGCGGCCACCAACACCGCCTACCGTGGCATCAGCAGCTTCAAGCCAGTCCCCGAGCCGGGTTCGCTCCTTGCTCTCGGTCTTGGCGCGGCGCTGTTCATTCGCCGCAAGAAAGCCTAA
- a CDS encoding sugar ABC transporter permease, translated as MKRGGGWFRFAFLAPAMGLYGLLFLYPVAQAFFMSLFNWSGLSDNREYVGLKNFQDLAKDKIFVGAIQHNLIIFVGCGIAVLLIAIVVAHLLQGNGRLTKALRASYLLPHMVSMVIVAVMWRFIFNPTLGPVTIIAKALGVKDPPAWLGDTKTALLCVMVAFIWYGFCFYSMLFAAGIKGIPEEIYEAADLDGVRPWQRFRQITWPLLWSIKRMTLTHVAIATMNMFALVQLMTAGGPNRSSEVMLTYLYETGFSNSDFGYATALATVNLVVVLAVAGVINFIYRRNPSGGRDS; from the coding sequence ATGAAGCGCGGCGGCGGCTGGTTTAGGTTTGCGTTCTTAGCCCCGGCTATGGGGCTGTACGGGTTGCTCTTTTTGTATCCCGTAGCGCAAGCCTTTTTCATGTCGCTGTTTAACTGGTCCGGGCTCAGCGATAACCGCGAATACGTTGGTCTTAAGAACTTTCAGGACCTCGCGAAGGATAAGATATTTGTTGGCGCGATTCAGCATAACCTGATCATTTTTGTGGGCTGCGGAATCGCGGTTCTCTTGATTGCCATTGTTGTCGCGCATTTGCTCCAAGGGAATGGTCGCCTGACCAAGGCTTTGCGCGCGAGTTATCTGCTTCCACACATGGTGAGCATGGTCATCGTCGCGGTGATGTGGCGGTTTATTTTCAACCCCACGTTAGGGCCGGTCACCATCATCGCGAAAGCACTCGGGGTGAAGGATCCGCCGGCTTGGCTCGGGGATACAAAAACCGCGCTGCTGTGCGTGATGGTCGCCTTTATCTGGTATGGATTCTGCTTTTACTCCATGCTGTTCGCGGCCGGGATCAAGGGAATCCCGGAAGAGATTTATGAAGCCGCCGACCTCGATGGTGTTCGACCTTGGCAGCGGTTTCGGCAGATTACGTGGCCGCTCTTGTGGTCGATCAAGCGCATGACGCTGACCCATGTTGCGATTGCGACGATGAACATGTTTGCGCTGGTGCAACTCATGACCGCTGGCGGCCCGAACCGTAGTAGCGAAGTGATGCTGACTTACCTGTACGAAACGGGGTTCTCGAACAGCGATTTCGGTTACGCGACGGCGCTCGCCACGGTGAACCTGGTTGTCGTGTTAGCAGTGGCGGGGGTGATCAACTTCATCTATCGGCGAAATCCTTCAGGAGGGCGTGACTCGTGA
- a CDS encoding HD domain-containing protein has protein sequence MSLLFVSKATILTALSRALDLVEGQPPGHALRTAHIAVRLAEALQMPEEAKEDLYFAALLKDSGCSNNSVRIQKIFGGDEHLAKRAVKLIDWSSTTESLKFAWQNTERGQTLVAKLRRMASNLGPPTKVMNEVTEARCTRGAAIASLLNFRVSVAGAILYLDEHWDGKGAPYGKREQEIPALARILGFAQTFEIFLATFGLTEALDMAKGRSGSWFEPQIVKALDAFANDSAFWEKIGDEDFSFEQLPQLHEQVLDSDVDGICEAFAMIVDAKSSFTAEHSTRVMQYSVALADHFDFEPHRRLNLRRAALLHDIGKLGVPTGILEKPGRLDATEFDRIKLHPENGYRILSEIPGFEYAAEIASSHHEKLDGTGYWQGKKGDELSLDVRIVTVCDVFDALTAKRPYRDPMPLALVHKILTDDIGVAFDGDCVAAIKEIVQEENLPIAA, from the coding sequence GTGAGTCTTCTGTTTGTTTCCAAAGCAACAATTTTGACCGCCCTTAGCCGCGCGCTCGACCTCGTCGAAGGGCAGCCGCCGGGGCACGCCCTGCGGACGGCGCACATTGCGGTGCGTCTGGCCGAGGCGTTGCAGATGCCGGAAGAAGCCAAAGAAGACCTCTACTTTGCCGCGCTGCTCAAGGATTCGGGCTGCTCGAACAACTCGGTGCGGATTCAAAAAATCTTTGGCGGCGACGAGCACCTGGCGAAGCGCGCGGTGAAGCTGATCGACTGGTCGAGCACCACCGAATCGCTGAAGTTTGCATGGCAAAACACGGAGCGCGGGCAGACTCTGGTCGCCAAACTCCGCCGCATGGCGAGCAATTTGGGGCCGCCGACCAAGGTGATGAACGAGGTGACCGAGGCGCGCTGCACCCGCGGCGCGGCCATCGCCAGCCTGCTGAATTTCCGGGTGAGCGTGGCCGGCGCTATCCTTTATCTTGATGAACACTGGGACGGCAAGGGCGCGCCCTACGGCAAGCGCGAGCAGGAGATTCCGGCCCTGGCGCGCATCCTCGGATTTGCCCAGACCTTCGAGATTTTCCTCGCCACGTTTGGTCTGACCGAAGCCCTCGACATGGCCAAGGGCCGCAGCGGATCGTGGTTCGAGCCGCAGATTGTCAAGGCGCTCGACGCTTTTGCCAACGACAGCGCCTTCTGGGAGAAAATCGGCGACGAGGATTTCAGCTTCGAGCAGCTTCCGCAGCTGCACGAGCAGGTGCTGGACTCGGACGTGGATGGCATCTGCGAAGCCTTCGCCATGATCGTTGACGCCAAGTCGAGCTTCACCGCCGAGCACTCCACGCGCGTAATGCAGTACTCCGTGGCGCTCGCCGACCACTTCGATTTCGAGCCGCACCGCCGTTTGAACCTGCGCCGCGCGGCTCTGCTCCACGATATCGGCAAACTCGGCGTGCCGACCGGCATTCTCGAAAAGCCGGGTCGCCTGGACGCGACTGAGTTCGATCGCATTAAGCTCCACCCGGAGAACGGATACCGCATTCTCAGTGAGATACCGGGGTTCGAATACGCGGCGGAAATCGCCTCGTCGCACCACGAAAAACTCGATGGCACCGGCTATTGGCAGGGCAAAAAAGGCGACGAACTCAGCCTCGATGTGCGCATCGTGACGGTCTGCGACGTGTTCGATGCCCTGACCGCCAAGCGGCCGTATCGCGACCCGATGCCGCTGGCGCTCGTGCACAAAATCCTAACCGATGACATTGGCGTGGCGTTCGATGGCGACTGCGTCGCCGCGATTAAGGAGATTGTGCAGGAAGAGAATCTGCCGATTGCGGCGTAG
- a CDS encoding TetR/AcrR family transcriptional regulator, with amino-acid sequence MLDAALIPFMRNGLHATSLSDLEIATGLSKGSLYKAYPSKREMFIAVLQRCLTDLQARLNDADLDEWFAMWCCDPEDMHPGIELAVRTAAMASYDDPEVGRELAAFFETCRQNLKPKLAQNRAMEVLGLAQGFAVEAIRQDRQVKPSIRDAALAKLLA; translated from the coding sequence ATGCTTGACGCCGCTCTCATCCCGTTCATGCGCAACGGCCTGCACGCGACATCGCTTTCCGACCTGGAAATCGCGACCGGCCTCAGCAAGGGCAGCCTCTATAAGGCTTATCCCAGCAAGCGCGAGATGTTTATCGCGGTTCTTCAGCGTTGCCTCACGGATTTGCAGGCCCGCCTCAACGACGCCGACCTTGACGAGTGGTTTGCGATGTGGTGTTGCGACCCGGAAGACATGCATCCTGGAATTGAGCTCGCCGTTCGCACGGCGGCCATGGCGAGCTACGACGACCCCGAGGTCGGCCGCGAACTGGCCGCGTTTTTCGAGACTTGCCGCCAGAACCTCAAGCCGAAACTGGCTCAAAACCGCGCAATGGAAGTGCTGGGCCTGGCCCAGGGTTTCGCGGTCGAGGCGATCCGTCAAGATCGCCAAGTGAAGCCAAGCATCCGCGACGCGGCCCTTGCCAAACTGCTGGCCTAA
- a CDS encoding M1 family metallopeptidase, which produces MATRHALAIGLAGLSPFAFGQNNPFSATTATMTYAPSRTCDLLNVEVDINVDYPARSFSGTSRSRMAALRNGIEEVGIMAGPQLTIMAVTLNNQPAAYRRDKGMLYVSTGKLKKGQELTIGVQYSQSNSKGTGFGSGGGGFHWIEPTADTPTRVGFWTQGETGYNSQWAPTWDYPNDFATSKVRVTVQSDWTAIGNGTLTKETTSGNKKTFEWTMTQPHATYLLSLAGGPLDIKKDKWQDVDLWYVGPRGKGKYLEDSFGNTKDMLTFFSNVLNVKYPWPKYAQNAMYDFGGGMENVSATTLGQNSLTEKREGYFEMDSLNSHELAHQWFGDLVSCMHWGDAWLNESFATYFQILYFEHSRGKAGLDWEIEGAMRSYFFEARRYKRPISTKFYSNADAMFDSHSYPKGGVVLHTLRKQIGDEAFYQGLNYYLTKWRHTPVESAQLRRAFAEGTGINVEPFWDQWIDKPGHPVLETSWRLLDTALMLTVKQVQKTDDGTPIYTIPAEVGYITKGGQRGTRPIRISKQQEEFTLSVPSDTVAVILDPEHDFLREMVNTPWTNEQAEAILAHGWDATDLQRAFDQVVGAGNLPAAIAAARKDREHFPMIRSTNTLVAKAEEGQRAFWMEELAHQDFDRRAAAVNALGRLGANAEASRALRDLINDKSPVEVVVNAIRALQAWDAKGNRGTFESAAKIDDMRGRIKRAADAAIRAGN; this is translated from the coding sequence ATGGCAACACGACATGCCCTGGCCATCGGATTGGCCGGGCTATCTCCCTTTGCGTTTGGACAGAACAACCCGTTTTCGGCGACCACCGCCACCATGACCTACGCGCCCTCGCGCACCTGCGACCTCCTGAACGTGGAAGTGGACATCAACGTGGACTACCCGGCGCGCTCGTTCAGCGGCACCAGCCGCAGCCGCATGGCCGCGCTGCGCAACGGCATTGAAGAGGTCGGCATCATGGCCGGCCCGCAACTCACGATCATGGCGGTGACGCTTAACAATCAGCCCGCGGCCTATCGCCGCGACAAGGGCATGCTCTACGTGAGCACCGGCAAGCTCAAAAAGGGTCAAGAGCTCACAATCGGCGTGCAGTATTCGCAATCCAACTCCAAAGGCACCGGATTCGGTTCGGGCGGCGGCGGCTTCCACTGGATCGAACCGACCGCCGACACCCCGACCCGCGTTGGATTTTGGACGCAAGGCGAAACCGGATACAACTCGCAATGGGCGCCCACGTGGGACTATCCCAACGACTTCGCGACGAGCAAGGTGCGCGTCACGGTTCAGTCCGATTGGACCGCCATCGGCAACGGCACCCTCACCAAAGAAACCACAAGCGGCAACAAAAAAACCTTTGAATGGACGATGACCCAGCCCCACGCGACCTACCTTTTGAGTCTGGCCGGCGGACCACTGGACATCAAAAAGGACAAGTGGCAGGACGTGGACCTTTGGTACGTCGGGCCGCGCGGCAAGGGCAAGTACCTGGAAGACTCGTTTGGCAACACCAAGGACATGCTGACCTTCTTCAGCAACGTGCTGAATGTGAAATACCCCTGGCCGAAATACGCTCAAAACGCGATGTACGACTTTGGCGGCGGCATGGAAAATGTCAGCGCCACCACTCTTGGGCAAAACTCGCTGACCGAAAAGCGCGAAGGCTACTTCGAGATGGACAGCCTGAACTCGCACGAGCTGGCTCACCAATGGTTTGGCGACCTTGTGAGCTGCATGCACTGGGGCGATGCGTGGCTCAACGAGAGCTTTGCGACGTACTTCCAAATTCTCTACTTCGAGCACAGTCGCGGCAAGGCCGGGCTGGACTGGGAAATCGAGGGCGCGATGCGCAGCTACTTCTTCGAGGCGCGGCGTTACAAGCGACCGATTTCGACCAAGTTCTATTCGAACGCCGACGCCATGTTCGATTCGCATAGTTACCCCAAGGGCGGCGTGGTGCTGCACACGTTGCGCAAGCAGATTGGGGACGAAGCCTTCTATCAAGGGCTGAACTACTACCTCACGAAGTGGCGTCACACGCCGGTGGAGAGCGCTCAACTTCGCCGCGCGTTTGCCGAAGGAACCGGCATTAATGTCGAGCCGTTTTGGGATCAATGGATCGACAAACCGGGCCACCCGGTGCTGGAAACCTCCTGGCGTTTGCTCGATACCGCGCTGATGCTCACCGTCAAGCAGGTTCAAAAGACCGACGACGGCACCCCGATCTACACCATTCCGGCCGAAGTGGGCTACATCACCAAGGGCGGTCAGCGCGGCACGCGTCCGATTCGCATCAGCAAGCAACAAGAGGAGTTCACGCTCTCCGTGCCCTCCGATACCGTGGCCGTGATTCTCGATCCGGAACATGACTTCCTGCGCGAGATGGTCAACACCCCCTGGACCAACGAGCAAGCCGAGGCGATTCTCGCTCATGGCTGGGATGCCACCGACCTGCAGCGAGCGTTCGATCAGGTGGTCGGCGCGGGCAACCTTCCCGCCGCCATCGCCGCCGCCCGCAAAGATCGCGAGCACTTCCCCATGATTCGCTCGACCAACACCCTGGTGGCGAAGGCCGAAGAAGGGCAACGCGCCTTTTGGATGGAGGAACTCGCTCACCAAGACTTCGATCGTCGCGCCGCCGCGGTCAACGCGCTGGGTCGGCTGGGCGCCAACGCCGAGGCCAGCCGTGCGCTCCGCGACCTCATCAACGATAAGAGTCCGGTCGAGGTGGTGGTGAACGCCATTCGCGCCCTGCAAGCATGGGACGCCAAGGGCAACCGCGGCACCTTTGAATCCGCCGCCAAGATTGACGACATGCGGGGCCGCATCAAGCGCGCCGCCGATGCCGCGATTCGCGCCGGAAACTAA